A genomic stretch from Geothermobacter hydrogeniphilus includes:
- a CDS encoding PxxKW family cysteine-rich protein: MQCQTVLPGTECTFWGKNGCSFEGNSCQQIVEQCEGCARVVEGSIGKVCSVAPAPARKWAVNICNFATHQKVEKKVVEQRINPLKASKRGGH, from the coding sequence ATGCAGTGTCAAACAGTTCTTCCCGGTACCGAGTGTACCTTCTGGGGCAAAAACGGTTGCAGTTTCGAAGGCAATTCCTGCCAGCAGATCGTCGAGCAGTGCGAAGGTTGCGCACGCGTCGTCGAAGGTTCGATCGGCAAGGTCTGTTCGGTCGCCCCGGCGCCGGCCAGGAAATGGGCCGTCAATATCTGCAATTTCGCCACCCATCAGAAGGTTGAAAAGAAGGTGGTCGAGCAGCGCATCAACCCGCTCAAGGCCTCCAAGCGCGGCGGCCACTGA